In Romeriopsis navalis LEGE 11480, the following proteins share a genomic window:
- a CDS encoding YdcF family protein, producing MVVKLGRLQLIQRRERWVLTAQSWLILLCLAVVLLWGLLPRIYPFFAVVQPITADALVIEGWVTDDNLEDAAQEFRSRPYQYLLTTGAKLSRGHYLSQYKTYAELSAATLVKLGIEADRVIAIPSPKVKRDRTYASAVTLQEWLDQNPGKIQRINLMSPGVHARRSWTLFQKALGTRAPIGIIAIPDRDYSGKRWWASSEGAKKVIFEAIGYIYATVFNLVE from the coding sequence GTGGTGGTTAAATTAGGCCGACTCCAACTAATCCAACGCCGCGAGCGATGGGTGCTTACAGCCCAGAGCTGGCTAATTTTGCTTTGTCTTGCCGTGGTGTTGCTCTGGGGGCTACTGCCGCGAATCTATCCATTTTTTGCAGTGGTCCAGCCAATCACGGCGGATGCTTTGGTGATTGAAGGCTGGGTGACGGATGACAACCTAGAAGATGCCGCCCAGGAATTTCGATCGCGGCCTTATCAATACCTCCTAACCACTGGTGCAAAGCTGTCCCGCGGTCATTACCTCAGCCAATACAAAACCTACGCAGAGCTGTCCGCCGCCACCCTAGTCAAACTTGGGATTGAGGCTGATCGAGTCATCGCGATTCCATCACCGAAAGTCAAACGCGATCGCACCTATGCCAGCGCTGTTACGCTACAAGAGTGGCTGGACCAAAACCCTGGCAAAATTCAGCGGATTAATCTGATGTCTCCTGGCGTGCATGCCCGCCGGAGCTGGACACTTTTCCAGAAAGCGCTGGGCACACGCGCCCCGATTGGGATTATTGCGATTCCGGATCGGGACTACTCTGGCAAGCGTTGGTGGGCCTCCAGTGAAGGCGCCAAAAAAGTTATCTTTGAAGCGATCGGCTACATCTACGCCACCGTTTTTAATCTC